A stretch of DNA from Curtobacterium sp. MCBD17_035:
GCGCGGGCTACTTCGTCGTCATCGTGGCGTTGCTCGTCCTGCCGTGGCTCGCGGGCGCGGTGGCCCGCGCCCGCGGCGTGGCGCGCGTCAGTCTCGAGGCCCAACTCCTCGCCGAGCGCGACGCGGCCCGTTCGGACCGAGCCGTGGCGGTCGAGCAGGAACGGGTGCGCATCGCCCGCGAGATGCACGACATCGTGGCGCACTCGCTCGCGGTCGTGATCGCGCAGGCCGACGGCGCCCGCTACGCGATGCGGTCCTCCCCGGAGAGCGCGGACGCCGCGCTGGCGACGATCGGCGCGACCGCCCGCCGTGCCCTCGGCGACGTCCGTGAGCTCCTCGGCGCACTGCGGCACGACGAGGCGCCGGGTCCGACGCCGGCCCTCGACGACATCGAGCAGCTCGTGCGGGACATGCGGCAGGTTGGCCTGGACGTCCAGGTCGAGCGCGCGGGCGAACCCGAGCACCTGCCCACCACATCGCAGCTCGCCGTCTACCGCGTCGTGCAAGAGGGCCTGACGAACGCGTTGAAGCACGGCGACCGGAGCGGACCCGTCCGACTCGCGCTGCGGTACGCTCCCGACCACGTCGAGGTCGCCGTGGCGAACCGGCTCCCGCCCGAGGGCCACGGCGGCCAGGGCGTCGGGCACGGTCTGGTCGGGATGCGGGAGCGCGCGGCGCTGTCCGGCGGGACGATGTCCGCGGGGCCGACCAACGGTGAGTTCCGGGTGGCCGTCCGGCTGCCCACCGCCGGGAGCACCGGGGCCGTCCCGCTGCCCCGACATGGCCGAGAGGAAGGCGCACGATGACCGCACCGATCCGGGTCGCTCTGGTCGACGACCAGGCGCTGTTCCGCACGGGCATCACGATGCTCGTCGAGTCGCAGCCCGACCTGCTGTTCGTCGGTGAGGCGGGCGACGGCGCCGCCGGGGTCGAGCTCGTCCGACGGACGCGGCCCGACGTCGTGCTCATGGACGTCCGGATGCCGGTCATGGACGGCATCACGGCGACCGCCCGCATCGTCGAGGCGCGTGCCGAGGGTGCCGGCCCGCAGGTGCTCGTGCTCACGACCTTCGACTTCGACGAGGCGGCGGCGCGGGCGATCCGTGCCGGTGCGAGCGGCTTCGTGCTCAAGGACGCCGACCCGGAGTTCCTGCTCGCGGCGATCCGGACCGTGCACGCAGGAACGACGGTGTTCGCGGCGGCGGCCACGCGCGACCTGTTGCGCCGGTTCCAGGAACGGTCCGCCCCGCCGGCACCTCCGGCTGCCTTCGCCGACCTGACCCCGCGGGAACGCGAGGTCTTCGACCTCGCCGCGCGTGGGTTGAGCAACGCGGAGATCGCCCGGCACGAGTTCGTCAGCGAGGCGACCGTGAAGACCCACGTCTCCCGTGTCCTCGGGAAGCTCGGGCTCCGCGACCGCGTGCGCCTCGTCGTGTTCGCGCACGAGCACGGCCTGGTCCCTCGAGAGCCGTCGGATCAGCCGCGAGGATGACGGGCGCGCGCCGCGGGACGGACGCGCGCCGGGCCTCCCGGCCGCCAGGCTCGGAGGCATGAACGAACCGATCATCCGTCTGGAACACGTCCGGAAGCAGTACGGCAGCGACGGCCGCGCGGTGGTCGCGCTCGACGACGTCAGCGTCACGATCGCCGCTGGTGCGTTCACGGCGGTGATGGGTCCCTCGGGCTCCGGCAAGTCGACGTTGATGCACGTCGCCGCGGGCCTCGACTCGGTCTCGAGTGGCCGGGTCGTGGTGGACGGCACCGACCTCACGACCCTCGACGACCGCGGACTCACCGACCTGCGCCGACGCCGCCTCGGGTTCGTGTTCCAGTCCTTCAACCTCGTCCCCACGCTCGACGTCCTCGAGAACATCGAGCTGCCGTTCCTGCTCGGAGGCCGCCGTCCGACCGCCGAGGAGCGGGACTTCATCGACCACCTCGTCGGTCGCCTCGGCCTGGCGGATCGACTCGACCACCGACCCCACGAGCTGTCGGGCGGCCAGCAGCAGCGCGTGGCGATCGCGCGCGCGCTCGCCACCCGTCCCGCCGTCGTCGTCGCGGACGAGCCGACCGGAGCCCTCGATTCCCGCACCGGGAGGGACGTCCTCGCGATCCTCCGCGGTGCCGTCGGCGAGTGGGGACAGAGCGTCGTCATGGTGACGCACGACGCCGTCGCGGCCGCCAACGCGGACCGCATCCTGTTCCTCGCCGACGGACGGGTGGTCGGGGACCGGCCGTCCATGACGCCGGCGGAGATCTCGACGACGATGCTCGGGATGGAGGCCGCGGCATGAGCTCGACCAGCGGTACGGACGCGGTCACCGCGTCCCGGACCCCACGGCCGCTCCGACGCGCGACCCGACGGCCGACGGCTCGAGGACTCGACACGCTGCGCGCCTTCCGCCCGACGCTGCTCGTCGCGGCGCTCGCCTCGATGTTCGGGACGGTGCTCGTCATCACGCCCGGTGTGGTCGCCGACGCACTGCGCGCCATCGGGCTCGAGGACGTCGGCTCGGTCCAGGCGGTGCTGTCGGTGGTCGGGTGGGTGTTCCTCGCGGTCGCCGTCTACGTCGGCTCGATCGTCACCGCGAACACCTGCAGCACGATCATCGCCGGGCAGACGCGGGTCCTCGCCCTGCAGCGGCTCGTCGGGGCGACCGGGGCGGCCCTCCGGCGCGGCATCGGTCGGTCGGGGGTCCTGGTCGGCGTGGTGGGAGCGCTCCTCGGCGGTGTCCTGGGCGTGGGGGTCGCCGCCGTCGTCGTCGCGATGCTGCGTGCCCGACACTTCCTGCCGGACACCACGTACGACCTCGTGCCCGCGGGCATCGTGCTCCCGGTCGGCGCGGTGGTCGTCGCGACCTGGGCGGCGTTCCGGGCGGGGAGCCGGCGCGTGCTCGCCGTGACGCCCCTGCAGGCGCTGTCGAACACGGTCGAACCCACCGCCGCCGACCTCCGCGCCGGTCGTGGTCGCCGCGCGGTCGCGATCACGCTGCTCGTCGTGGGCGCGGCGTCCATGCTCCTCGCCGTCGCGCTCGGCGGCGTCACCGTGCTCGCCGTGCTGCCGGGCACCTTCGGCGCGTTCGTCTCGTTCTCGGGCGTCGTCGTCGGAGCACCGCTCGTCATGCCGCCGGTCCTCGCGCTGGCCGGACGGATCGGATCCCGTGACCCGGTCGTGTTGCTCGCGGGGCGGAACGCGCTCCGCGCCCCGGGACGCACCGCACGTGCGGTGATCGGACTCGTGATCGGCGTGACGCTGCTCGTCACGTTCGCGGTCGCGCTCGGGATCCTCCAGCACGTCTCGGCGCTCTCGGTGCGGGAACTCGGTGGCGGCTCGGCGGCGTCCGCGGCGACCATCCGCTCCGAGGACCACTTCTTCGCCCAGCTCAACGCGGTCGTCAGCGCACTCGTCGGGTTCTCCGGCGTCCTCGCCGCGGTGGGTGTCGTCAACGCCCTGGCGCTCGGGGTCGTGCAGCGGCGCCGCGAGCTCGGCCTCCTCCGCGTGCTCGGCCTGACCGCGTCACAGGTCCGGCGCATGATCGTGACCGAGGCCGTCCAGATGGTCACTGCCGCCGTCGTCACCGGTCTGGTGCTCGGCGTCGTCTACGGCTGGCTGGCGGCGCGGACGCTGCTCGGAACGCTGCACTTCCCGCTGACGCCCGTCCTGCCACCGGTGACCGTGGCGGTGGTGGTGGGCGGCGCGCTCCTCCTCGCCGTCGTGGCGACCGTCGCTCCGGTGCGTCGGGCGATGCGGGTGACCCCGCGTGAGGCCCTCGCGGTCGACTGAGGGGTGCGGGCCTCCGCAGCGGCCACCTGGGCGTCATCGCCCACGGTGGCCGTTGCGGTGCTACCGTGGGTGCCGATGCACGCTGCACTCCTCCTCCTTCGCCGCCGCGACGAGGCCTGACCACCGGCCCCCCTCGTCGCGGAGTCCGTCGTCGGCCGACACGAGACCAGCAACGAAGCGAGTGACCACCATGCAGAACACGCAGCGCCCCTCCGGGATGCCGATCCACAAGTACGTCCCCTTCTCCGAGCAGATCACGGTCGACCTGCCGCACCGCACCTGGCCGACGAAGCAGATCACCGAGGCACCCCGCTGGTGCGCGGTCGACCTGCGTGACGGCAACCAGGCCCTCATCGACCCGATGGACGCCGACCGCAAGCGGGCGATGTTCGACCTGCTCGTGCGCATGGGCTACAAGGAGATCGAGGTCGGGTTCCCCAGCGCCTCGCAGACCGACTTCGACTTCGTCCGCAGTCTGATCGACGAAGGCGCGATCCCGGACGACGTGACGATCCAGGTCCTGACGCAGGCCCGCGAGCACCTCATCGCCCGCACGTACGAGGCGATCGACGGGGCGAAGCAGGCCATCGTCCACCTGTACAACTCGACGAGCGTCGTCCAGCGTGACGTCGTCTTCCGGACCGACGTGCAGGGGGTCGTCGACATCGCGCTCGAGGGCGCCCGGATGTGCAAGGCGGCCGAGGCCACGCTCCGTCACGGCACCACGGTGTACTACGAGTACTCGCCGGAGTCGTACACGGGCACCGAGCTCGAGGTCGCGCTGCGCATCTGCAACGAGGTGCTCGAGGTCCTCGAGCCGACACCGGAGCGCAAGGTCGTCATCAACCTGCCCGCCACCGTCGAGATGGCGACGCCGAACGTCTACGCCGACTCGATCGAGTGGATGTCGCGGCACCTGAACCACCGGCAGAACGTGATCCTGTCGCTCCACCCGCACAACGACCGCGGCACCGCCGTCGCCGCGGCCGAGCTCGGGTACATGGCCGGCGCCGACCGGATCGAGGGCTGCCTGTTCGGCAACGGGGAGCGGACGGGCAACGTGGACCTCGTCGCGCTCGGCATGAACCTGTTCACGCAGGGCATCGACCCGATGATCGACTTCTCGGACATCGACCAGGTCAAGCGCACGGTCGAGTACTGCAACCAGCTGCCCGTGCCCGAGCGACAGCCCTGGGCGGGCGACCTCGTGTACACCGCGTTCAGCGGGTCGCACCAGGACGCCATCAAGAAGGGGCTCGAGGCCATGACGGCCCGGGCCGAGGCAGCGGGCAGCAGCGTCGACGACATGGTCTGGGCGGTGCCGTACCTGCCCGTCGACCCGAAGGACATCGGCCGGAGCTACGAAGCGGTCATCCGCGTGAACTCCCAGTCCGGCAAGGGTGGTGTCGCGTACCTGCTCAAGCAGGACCACGCCCTGGACCTGCCGCGCAGGCTGCAGATCGAGTTCTCCGGCGTGGTGCAGCGGCGGACCGATGCCGAGGGCGGCGAGTTCACGTCCGAGGCGATCTGGGAGCTGTTCAGCGACGAGTACCTGCCGGCGCCCGCCGAGGACGACAAGTGGGGCCGCTACGAGCTCACGAAGACGGCGACGTCGAGCGACTTCGGTGGGACGACGCAGCTCACCGTGACGATGCGCGTCGACGACGGCGGGGTGGACGCCCAGGCGATCGGGACCGGCCCGATCGACGCGTTCATCCGGATCCTCGCCGACCAGGGCGTCGCGGTGACGCTGTACGACTACGTCGAGCACACCATGAGCGCCTCCGGTGACGCCAAGGCCGCCGCGTACGTCGAGCTCGACGTCGATGGCTCCCGCCTGTGGGGCGTCGGCATCGACGCCGACATCGCGACCGCCTCGCTCAAGGCGATCGTGTCGGCCGTCAACCGCGCGGTGCGCGCCGGTGCCGTCGCCGGGGAGGCCGTGCTCGCGTCCGCCTGAGGCCCTGCGTCGGCGCCGTCGGAGGCCCTGCGCCAGCGCGCGGTCGGAGGCCCGTGGGATCATGGTTCGGTGCCCCTGTACCGTGACGAGTGCGTCGTCCTCCGCACCCACAAGCTGGGTGAGGCGGACCGCATCGTCACGATGCTAAGCCGGCAGCACGGCAAGGTCCGCGCCGTGGCGAAGGGCGTCCGGCGCACCGCGAGCAAGTTCGGTGCGCGCCTCGAGCCGTTCATGGTCGTCGACGCGCAGTTCTACGAGGGCCGATCGCTCGACATCGTGACGCAGGCCGAGTCGATCGGGTCGTACGGGGCGCAGATCGTCGCCGACTACGGCAGCTACACGGCCGCGAGCGCCATGGTCGAGACCGCCGACCGGCTGAGCGACGCCGATGCGGGCCTGCAGCAGTACCTGCTCCTCGTCGGGGCGCTCCGGTCGCTGTCCCGGCAGGAGCACGCGTCGAGCCTGACCCTCGACTCGTACCTGCTCCGCGCGATGAGCATCGCGGGATGGGCCCCGAGCTTCCGGGACTGCGCCGTCACCGGCGATCCCGGCCCGCACTCGGCGTTCGTCGTGCAGCTCGGCGGGGTCGTCGCGGACCGCGCGGCGCCGCCGGGCTCCCCACGACTCGATCCGGTGACGCTCGGCCTGCTCGGTGCGCTGCTCGCCGGGGACTGGGCGACGGCCGACGCGGCGGACGAGCGGACGCGCTCCCGGGCCTCCGGCGTGGTCGCGGCGTACGCGCAGTGGCACCTGGAACGATCGTTGCGCTCCCTCCCGCACGTCGACCGGAGCGAGCACCCCGTTCCGGTGACCCCCGGACCGACCGCAGGACGAGCAGAAGGAACCCCGAGCGCATGAGCCCCCGCCGATCCGTGCCAGCGGAACCGTTCCGACCGCTGGACTGGACCGGTGAACAGCCGCCGTCCCTCCCGGCCGGCGCGGTCCCGGAACACGTCGCCGTCGTCATGGACGGCAACGGGCGATGGGCGAACGAGCGCGGCCTGACGCGCATCGAGGGGCACCGCGCAGGCGAGGCGTCGCTGCTCGACGTCGTCGCGGGTGCGGTCCAGATCGGCGTGAAGCACCTGTCGGCGTACGCGTTCTCGACCGAGAACTGGAAGCGCTCGCCGGACGAGGTGCGGTTCCTCATGGGGTTCAACCGCGAGGTCCTGCACCGCCGTCGAGACCAGCTGAACGAGTGGGGCGTCCGCGTGCGCTGGGCCGGACGCAAGCCGCGGCTGTGGCGGAGCGTCATCGACGAGCTGCAGTACGCCGAACAGATGACGGCCGGCAACGACACGCTCACGCTGACGATGTGCGTCAACTACGGCGGCCGCACCGAGATCGCCGACGCCGTCCGGAGCATCGCCGACGACGTGGCCGCGGGTCGGATGCGGCCCGCCCAGGTCACGGAGAAGGCGATCGCCCGACGGCTCTACACGCCGGAGATGCCCGACGTCGACCTGTTCGTCCGGAGCTCGGGGGAGCAGCGGACGAGCAACTTCCTGCTCTGGCAGTCGGCGTACGCCGAGATGGTGTTCCTCGACCGCCTGTGGCCCGACTTCCGCAGGCAGGACCTCTGGGACGCGATCCAGCTGTACGCCTCGCGGGACCGACGGTTCGGCGGGGCCGTGGACGCGCCGACGCCGCGCCCCTGAGCGTCGCAGGGATCGCGGGCGGCCCGCAGCCAGCCGGCCCGCAGCCAGCCTGTCCGCAGCCAGCCGGTCCGCAGCCAGCCGGTCCGCAGCCAGCCGGTCCGCGGCCGGCCCGCTGCCAGCCGGTCCCGTGGCGAGCCGCGGAACCGGCCGGCAGCAGCGGCGCGACCGTCAGACGACGGTCGAGCGGTACCCGGACGCGACGAGCTGTCCGCCGCGCAGGGTGAGGACGGCGCTCGAGTGCTCGCTGCCGTCGGCGTCGTCCTTGCCCGGCGCGGGTCCGGTCCACGCGACGTCGATCGTGGCGCCCGAGACGACCGTGCTGTGCAGGGACACGACGTTGTGGGAAAGCTGCTCGGGCGCGTAGACGGACACGAACTGCAGGCTGGTCCCGCTCGTCCACCGCCAGACGCCGACGACCTCGGGCCACGGGACCCCGCCTGCGTCGCAGTACAGACCCGCGACGACGTCGTGGCTGCCGGCGCCCTCGAGTGACCCGACGCTGGTGAGCGCCGCCTCGGAGCGCCCCTCGCCCACGAGGGAGGACAGGGCGACCGTCCCCGCGTGCGCGGGCTGGGCGGGCAGTCGACCGTGCACGAGCCGCCCCGCGGTGTGCCCGCAGAGCGCCGGCACCGGAGCGTCCTGCAGCATCGCGACGAGGGCATCGCTGCTCGGCATGCTCGCGGCCGGCGCCGCGCTCGGCGTGGTCGGTCTGCTGTTCGGTGTCGGCGAGCTCGTGGCGGTCGTTGCGGGTGTCGAGGCAGCGGTGGGCACGGCGCTCGCAGAGGACGTCGTCGTGGTGCGGTGCGCGACCGCGGTCCCGTCGGGTCGGGTGGTACCGGCGGTGCAGCCGGTGATCGCGAGGGCGGTGGTGACGCCGAGCGCGATCGTGGTCCCCCAAGCGAGCGCACGGCTGCTGCCGCCACGCACGCGGTGTGTTGTCATCGGATCTCGTCCTGTCGTTCGTGGTGTTTGTTGACTGATCGTCAGCTGGACACGACGGTACGCATTCCCCGACGACCTGGCGTACCGGTCCGGTCACGGTCCGCTCGGTGTCGGCTGTGGGCGCTGAGCGCCCGCACAGGCGGAGTGCCGCCGGTAGCATTGCCCGGTACGTCACCGCACCGGGCATCCAGCTCGGCGACCTCTGGAGCACCCTTTGGCACAGCCCTCCCGTCTCGACAACGTCATCGCCCTCGCGAAACGTCGTGGCTTCGTCTTCCAGTCCGGCGAGATCTACGGCGGATCGCGGTCGGCGTGGGACTACGGGCCCCTCGGCGTCGAGCTCAAGGAGAACATCAAGCGCCAGTGGTGGCAGCGGTTCGTCCGTGGCCGTGGGGACATGGTGGGCCTCGACTCCGCGGTGATCCTGCCCCGCAAGGTGTGGGAGGCCTCGGGTCACGTCGCGACCTTCACGGACCCGCTCGTCGAGTGCCTGCACTGCCACCACCGGTTCCGGCAGGACCACCTGGTGGAAGCGTTCGTCGCGAAGAAGGACCGGCAGCCCGAGGGCGGCATGGCCGAGATCGCCTGCCCGAACTGCGGCACGCGCGGCCAGTGGACCGAGCCGCAGAACTTCTCGGGGATGCTCAAGACCTACCTCGGGCCGGTCGACAACGAGGAGGGCCTGAACTTCCTCCGTCCGGAGACCGCGCAGGGCATCTTCGTCGACTTCGCGCAGGTCGTCACCACGAGCCGGATGAAGCCCCCGTTCGGCATCGGCCAGGTCGGCAAGGCGTTCCGCAACGAGATCACGCCCGGCAACTTCATCTTCCGCACGCGTGAGTTCGAGCAGATGGAGATCGAGTACTTCGTGCCCCCGGCCGAGGCCGCCGAGTGGTACGAGCGCTGGATCACGGACGCCGTCGCCTGGTACACCGACCTGGGCATCGACCCGGAGCACCTGCGTCGCTTCGACGTGCCGGACGGCGAGCGGGCGCACTACTCCGACGCCACCGCGGACATCGAGTACCGCTTCGGCTTCGTGTCGGGGGAGTGGGGCGAGCTCATGGGCGTCGCGAACCGCACCGACTTCGACCTGACGAACCACATCGACGCGTCGGGCCAGGACCTCCGGTACTTCGACCAGGCGTCCGGCGAGCGGTACACGCCGT
This window harbors:
- the leuA gene encoding 2-isopropylmalate synthase; the protein is MQNTQRPSGMPIHKYVPFSEQITVDLPHRTWPTKQITEAPRWCAVDLRDGNQALIDPMDADRKRAMFDLLVRMGYKEIEVGFPSASQTDFDFVRSLIDEGAIPDDVTIQVLTQAREHLIARTYEAIDGAKQAIVHLYNSTSVVQRDVVFRTDVQGVVDIALEGARMCKAAEATLRHGTTVYYEYSPESYTGTELEVALRICNEVLEVLEPTPERKVVINLPATVEMATPNVYADSIEWMSRHLNHRQNVILSLHPHNDRGTAVAAAELGYMAGADRIEGCLFGNGERTGNVDLVALGMNLFTQGIDPMIDFSDIDQVKRTVEYCNQLPVPERQPWAGDLVYTAFSGSHQDAIKKGLEAMTARAEAAGSSVDDMVWAVPYLPVDPKDIGRSYEAVIRVNSQSGKGGVAYLLKQDHALDLPRRLQIEFSGVVQRRTDAEGGEFTSEAIWELFSDEYLPAPAEDDKWGRYELTKTATSSDFGGTTQLTVTMRVDDGGVDAQAIGTGPIDAFIRILADQGVAVTLYDYVEHTMSASGDAKAAAYVELDVDGSRLWGVGIDADIATASLKAIVSAVNRAVRAGAVAGEAVLASA
- a CDS encoding ABC transporter ATP-binding protein, with the translated sequence MNEPIIRLEHVRKQYGSDGRAVVALDDVSVTIAAGAFTAVMGPSGSGKSTLMHVAAGLDSVSSGRVVVDGTDLTTLDDRGLTDLRRRRLGFVFQSFNLVPTLDVLENIELPFLLGGRRPTAEERDFIDHLVGRLGLADRLDHRPHELSGGQQQRVAIARALATRPAVVVADEPTGALDSRTGRDVLAILRGAVGEWGQSVVMVTHDAVAAANADRILFLADGRVVGDRPSMTPAEISTTMLGMEAAA
- the recO gene encoding DNA repair protein RecO gives rise to the protein MPLYRDECVVLRTHKLGEADRIVTMLSRQHGKVRAVAKGVRRTASKFGARLEPFMVVDAQFYEGRSLDIVTQAESIGSYGAQIVADYGSYTAASAMVETADRLSDADAGLQQYLLLVGALRSLSRQEHASSLTLDSYLLRAMSIAGWAPSFRDCAVTGDPGPHSAFVVQLGGVVADRAAPPGSPRLDPVTLGLLGALLAGDWATADAADERTRSRASGVVAAYAQWHLERSLRSLPHVDRSEHPVPVTPGPTAGRAEGTPSA
- a CDS encoding response regulator transcription factor; this translates as MTAPIRVALVDDQALFRTGITMLVESQPDLLFVGEAGDGAAGVELVRRTRPDVVLMDVRMPVMDGITATARIVEARAEGAGPQVLVLTTFDFDEAAARAIRAGASGFVLKDADPEFLLAAIRTVHAGTTVFAAAATRDLLRRFQERSAPPAPPAAFADLTPREREVFDLAARGLSNAEIARHEFVSEATVKTHVSRVLGKLGLRDRVRLVVFAHEHGLVPREPSDQPRG
- a CDS encoding histidine kinase gives rise to the protein MFRTMLRSQMAFDVVLALVAAVVAVLGGDRWSGLTWLLGGLFGLALALRRLAPGRGLAIAWVGALVQMYVSANVAVADLMIPGVLYGTALYGSPRVRRFGLTSALVGSVVGALYLTVKEYLQRYDLVGSLIEHPTQLVREAAQGAGYFVVIVALLVLPWLAGAVARARGVARVSLEAQLLAERDAARSDRAVAVEQERVRIAREMHDIVAHSLAVVIAQADGARYAMRSSPESADAALATIGATARRALGDVRELLGALRHDEAPGPTPALDDIEQLVRDMRQVGLDVQVERAGEPEHLPTTSQLAVYRVVQEGLTNALKHGDRSGPVRLALRYAPDHVEVAVANRLPPEGHGGQGVGHGLVGMRERAALSGGTMSAGPTNGEFRVAVRLPTAGSTGAVPLPRHGREEGAR
- a CDS encoding glycine--tRNA ligase codes for the protein MAQPSRLDNVIALAKRRGFVFQSGEIYGGSRSAWDYGPLGVELKENIKRQWWQRFVRGRGDMVGLDSAVILPRKVWEASGHVATFTDPLVECLHCHHRFRQDHLVEAFVAKKDRQPEGGMAEIACPNCGTRGQWTEPQNFSGMLKTYLGPVDNEEGLNFLRPETAQGIFVDFAQVVTTSRMKPPFGIGQVGKAFRNEITPGNFIFRTREFEQMEIEYFVPPAEAAEWYERWITDAVAWYTDLGIDPEHLRRFDVPDGERAHYSDATADIEYRFGFVSGEWGELMGVANRTDFDLTNHIDASGQDLRYFDQASGERYTPYVIEPSFGLTRALMAFLLDAYHEDEAPNAKGGVDKRTVLRLDPRLAPVKAAVLPLSRNEQLSPVARGLADDLRQLWNVDFDDAGAIGRRYRRHDEIGTPFCITVDFDTLEDRAVTVRERDTMGQERVALDQLQGYLGSRLVGA
- a CDS encoding ABC transporter permease, with product MSSTSGTDAVTASRTPRPLRRATRRPTARGLDTLRAFRPTLLVAALASMFGTVLVITPGVVADALRAIGLEDVGSVQAVLSVVGWVFLAVAVYVGSIVTANTCSTIIAGQTRVLALQRLVGATGAALRRGIGRSGVLVGVVGALLGGVLGVGVAAVVVAMLRARHFLPDTTYDLVPAGIVLPVGAVVVATWAAFRAGSRRVLAVTPLQALSNTVEPTAADLRAGRGRRAVAITLLVVGAASMLLAVALGGVTVLAVLPGTFGAFVSFSGVVVGAPLVMPPVLALAGRIGSRDPVVLLAGRNALRAPGRTARAVIGLVIGVTLLVTFAVALGILQHVSALSVRELGGGSAASAATIRSEDHFFAQLNAVVSALVGFSGVLAAVGVVNALALGVVQRRRELGLLRVLGLTASQVRRMIVTEAVQMVTAAVVTGLVLGVVYGWLAARTLLGTLHFPLTPVLPPVTVAVVVGGALLLAVVATVAPVRRAMRVTPREALAVD
- a CDS encoding isoprenyl transferase; translation: MSPRRSVPAEPFRPLDWTGEQPPSLPAGAVPEHVAVVMDGNGRWANERGLTRIEGHRAGEASLLDVVAGAVQIGVKHLSAYAFSTENWKRSPDEVRFLMGFNREVLHRRRDQLNEWGVRVRWAGRKPRLWRSVIDELQYAEQMTAGNDTLTLTMCVNYGGRTEIADAVRSIADDVAAGRMRPAQVTEKAIARRLYTPEMPDVDLFVRSSGEQRTSNFLLWQSAYAEMVFLDRLWPDFRRQDLWDAIQLYASRDRRFGGAVDAPTPRP